The following coding sequences lie in one Corynebacterium humireducens NBRC 106098 = DSM 45392 genomic window:
- the fabG gene encoding 3-oxoacyl-ACP reductase FabG, producing the protein MFDLHNQTAIVTGGAAGIGRGIVESLREAGATVIIADLDLAAAERTAAETGSHARELDVTDRDQVRAVFASVAEEFGGIQILCSNAGVFPQATLDELTDEKWEQMFNINTRGTFVVVQEVLPYMRRERYGRIVITTSITGSHTGYPGWSHYGASKAAQQGFMRGAALEVARDGITINGVLPGNILTDGLRAQGEEYLAQMARGIPALRLGDPRDIGNAAAFLASREAGYITGQTLVIDGGQILPESPEAILPPHED; encoded by the coding sequence ATGTTCGACCTGCACAACCAGACCGCCATCGTCACGGGAGGTGCCGCGGGTATCGGCCGCGGCATCGTCGAGTCCCTCCGCGAGGCCGGCGCCACCGTCATCATCGCCGACCTCGACCTCGCCGCCGCCGAGCGGACCGCCGCCGAGACCGGCTCCCATGCCCGTGAACTCGACGTCACCGACCGCGACCAGGTCCGCGCCGTGTTCGCCTCCGTCGCCGAGGAGTTCGGCGGCATCCAGATCCTCTGCTCCAACGCCGGGGTGTTCCCACAGGCCACCCTCGACGAACTCACCGACGAGAAGTGGGAGCAGATGTTCAACATCAACACCCGCGGCACGTTCGTCGTCGTGCAGGAGGTCCTGCCGTACATGCGGCGGGAACGCTACGGACGCATCGTCATCACCACCTCGATCACCGGCTCCCACACCGGCTACCCCGGCTGGTCGCACTACGGTGCCTCGAAGGCCGCCCAGCAGGGCTTCATGCGTGGCGCCGCCCTCGAGGTCGCCCGTGACGGCATCACCATCAACGGTGTCCTGCCCGGCAACATCCTCACCGACGGCCTGCGCGCCCAGGGCGAGGAGTACCTCGCGCAGATGGCCCGCGGCATCCCCGCCCTGCGTCTGGGCGACCCGCGTGACATCGGCAACGCCGCCGCCTTCCTCGCGTCCCGCGAGGCCGGGTACATCACCGGGCAGACCCTGGTCATCGACGGCGGTCAGATCCTGCCCGAGTCCCCCGAGGCGATCCTCCCGCCGCACGAGGACTGA
- a CDS encoding ATP-dependent Clp protease proteolytic subunit, whose amino-acid sequence MNNGFQMPQSRYVLPSFIEQSAYGTKETNPYAKLFEERIIFLGTQVDDTSANDIMAQLLVLEGLDPDRDITMYINSPGGSFTALMAIYDTMQYVRPDVQTVCLGQAASAAAVLLAAGAPGKRAALPNARVLIHQPATQGTQGQVSDLEIQAAEIERMRRLMEETLSRHTGKPADQIRLDTDRDKILTAEEAKEYGIIDTVFDYRKLNA is encoded by the coding sequence ATGAACAACGGATTCCAGATGCCCCAGTCGCGTTACGTCCTGCCCTCCTTCATCGAGCAGTCCGCCTACGGCACCAAGGAGACCAACCCGTACGCCAAGCTCTTCGAGGAGCGCATCATCTTCCTGGGCACCCAGGTCGACGACACCTCCGCCAACGACATCATGGCGCAGCTGCTGGTCCTCGAGGGTCTTGACCCCGACCGCGACATCACCATGTACATCAACAGCCCCGGTGGCTCCTTCACCGCGCTGATGGCGATCTACGACACCATGCAGTACGTCCGCCCCGACGTCCAGACCGTCTGCCTCGGCCAGGCCGCCTCCGCCGCCGCCGTGCTGCTGGCCGCCGGCGCCCCGGGCAAGCGTGCCGCCCTGCCGAACGCGCGCGTGCTCATCCACCAGCCGGCCACCCAGGGCACCCAGGGCCAGGTCTCCGACCTGGAGATCCAGGCCGCCGAGATCGAGCGCATGCGTCGTCTCATGGAGGAGACCCTCTCGCGTCACACCGGCAAGCCCGCGGATCAGATCCGCCTGGACACCGACCGTGACAAGATCCTCACGGCCGAGGAGGCCAAGGAGTACGGCATCATCGACACCGTCTTCGACTACCGCAAGCTCAACGCTTAG
- a CDS encoding ATP-dependent Clp protease proteolytic subunit, with translation MTDEIRMTSPGAGMNLGDSVYERLLRERIIFLGQQVDDEIANKICAQILLLTAEDPSRDISLYINSPGGSVTAGMAIYDTMKYSPCDIATYGMGLAASMGQFLLSGGTKGKRYALPHARIMMHQPSAGVGGTAADIAIQAEQFAQTKREMAELIAEHTGQTFEQITKDSDRDRWFTAEEAKEYGLVDHVISHAEGPISN, from the coding sequence ATGACTGATGAGATCCGGATGACGTCCCCGGGGGCGGGCATGAACCTCGGCGACTCGGTGTACGAGCGCCTGCTGCGTGAGCGCATCATCTTCCTCGGCCAGCAGGTCGACGATGAGATCGCGAACAAGATCTGCGCGCAGATCCTGCTGCTGACGGCGGAGGACCCGAGCCGCGACATCTCGCTGTACATCAACTCCCCGGGTGGTTCCGTCACCGCTGGCATGGCGATCTACGACACGATGAAGTACTCCCCGTGCGACATCGCCACCTACGGCATGGGTCTGGCCGCCTCCATGGGCCAGTTCCTGCTCTCCGGCGGCACCAAGGGCAAGCGTTACGCCCTGCCGCACGCGCGCATCATGATGCACCAGCCGTCCGCCGGTGTCGGTGGTACCGCCGCGGACATCGCCATCCAGGCCGAGCAGTTCGCCCAGACCAAGCGCGAGATGGCCGAGCTCATCGCCGAGCACACCGGCCAGACCTTCGAGCAGATCACCAAGGACTCCGACCGTGACCGTTGGTTCACGGCCGAGGAGGCCAAGGAGTACGGACTCGTCGACCACGTCATCAGCCACGCTGAGGGCCCGATCAGCAACTAG
- the tig gene encoding trigger factor produces MKSSVEKLSDTRVKLTVNVPFEDLKTEIDQAYTALAQQVSIPGFRKGKAPRQLIDARYGRGPILEQVVNDMLPVQYQKAIEENEIVAIGQPTVDVTKIEDNEFVEFTAEVDIRPEFEVPDFSELSVTVPAIEVDDAAVDEEIDRLRGRFGELKDTKRKLKTGDYAIIDLKATVDGEVVEEATTEGLSYEIGQGDLIDGLDTALRGMKTGEDNEFTTKIAAGEHKDKEATVAVHVQQTKERKLPEFDDEFAQMASEFDTADELREATRAQVEESKKAQQAADIRDEVLKAALEKTDFALPESIVDEQVHQQLHQLLGQMAHDENALNEVLKAQGMTREEFDKQAREDSENAVRTQLFLDTLAEQENPEVSQQELTDHILFTAQSYGMDPNQFVGQLQQSGQIANLFSDVRRGKALAAAICRVSVKDDQGNDVDPSEYFGEEPEAEAEDTESSED; encoded by the coding sequence GTGAAGAGTTCCGTCGAGAAGCTGAGCGACACCCGCGTCAAGCTCACCGTCAACGTCCCCTTCGAGGACCTGAAGACTGAGATTGACCAGGCCTACACGGCCCTCGCTCAGCAGGTGTCCATCCCGGGTTTCCGTAAGGGCAAGGCACCGCGCCAGCTCATCGACGCCCGTTACGGCCGCGGCCCGATCCTGGAGCAGGTCGTCAACGACATGCTGCCGGTCCAGTACCAGAAGGCGATCGAGGAGAACGAGATCGTCGCCATCGGTCAGCCGACCGTCGACGTCACCAAGATCGAGGACAACGAGTTCGTCGAGTTCACCGCCGAGGTCGACATCCGCCCCGAGTTCGAGGTCCCGGACTTCTCCGAGCTCTCCGTCACCGTCCCGGCCATCGAGGTCGACGACGCCGCCGTCGACGAGGAGATCGACCGTCTGCGCGGCCGCTTCGGTGAGCTCAAGGACACCAAGCGCAAGCTCAAGACCGGCGACTACGCCATCATCGACCTGAAGGCCACCGTCGACGGCGAGGTCGTCGAGGAGGCCACCACCGAGGGGCTCTCCTACGAGATCGGCCAGGGCGACCTGATCGACGGCCTCGACACCGCCCTGCGCGGCATGAAGACCGGCGAGGACAACGAGTTCACCACCAAGATCGCCGCCGGTGAGCACAAGGACAAGGAGGCCACCGTGGCCGTCCACGTCCAGCAGACCAAGGAGCGCAAGCTGCCGGAGTTCGACGACGAGTTCGCCCAGATGGCGTCCGAGTTCGACACCGCCGACGAGCTGCGCGAGGCCACCCGCGCCCAGGTCGAGGAGTCCAAGAAGGCCCAGCAGGCCGCCGACATCCGCGACGAGGTCCTCAAGGCCGCCCTCGAGAAGACCGACTTCGCCCTGCCGGAGTCCATCGTCGACGAGCAGGTCCACCAGCAGCTCCACCAGCTGCTCGGCCAGATGGCCCACGACGAGAACGCCCTCAACGAGGTCCTCAAGGCCCAGGGCATGACCCGCGAGGAGTTCGACAAGCAGGCCCGCGAGGACTCCGAGAACGCCGTCCGCACCCAGCTGTTCCTGGACACCCTGGCCGAGCAGGAGAACCCGGAGGTCTCCCAGCAGGAGCTCACCGACCACATCCTGTTCACCGCCCAGTCCTACGGCATGGACCCGAACCAGTTCGTCGGCCAGCTGCAGCAGTCCGGCCAGATCGCGAACCTGTTCTCCGACGTCCGTCGCGGCAAGGCCCTGGCCGCCGCCATCTGCCGTGTCTCCGTCAAGGATGACCAGGGCAACGACGTCGACCCCTCCGAGTACTTCGGCGAGGAGCCGGAGGCCGAGGCTGAGGACACCGAGTCCTCCGAGGACTAG
- a CDS encoding DUF1542 domain-containing protein produces the protein MNRNNKNRAAEVEQTRLEDAQADARRWIERLGSQVLTIAGNDAASTQAIADASERYNAAASAISQAQTVKQAELARESALEGLHYMNAAREIMGMTPGPELPPLEGQRNAGKVTERRTIEHEGQTITASPVATDQTPNYYPGGNVAGRPVPAGWYSRPWWADAMATGMWTATSMMMFSMMFSGMAGVGYGGDAWASGYGEGYEEGLAAGGEDMGDAGDMGDTGDMGGGEDMGGGFFDGGDGGGLFDGGFDFDF, from the coding sequence ATGAACCGGAACAACAAGAACCGGGCGGCGGAGGTGGAGCAGACCCGCCTGGAGGACGCGCAGGCCGACGCCCGCCGCTGGATCGAACGCCTCGGCTCGCAGGTGCTCACCATCGCGGGCAACGACGCCGCCTCCACGCAGGCCATCGCCGACGCCTCGGAGCGCTACAACGCCGCAGCCTCCGCCATCTCCCAGGCGCAGACCGTCAAGCAGGCGGAGCTGGCGCGTGAGTCCGCGCTCGAGGGCCTGCACTACATGAACGCCGCCCGCGAGATCATGGGCATGACGCCCGGCCCGGAGCTGCCGCCCCTGGAGGGTCAGCGCAACGCCGGCAAGGTCACCGAGCGTCGCACCATCGAGCACGAGGGTCAGACCATCACCGCCTCCCCGGTGGCCACGGACCAGACGCCGAACTACTACCCGGGCGGCAACGTCGCGGGTCGTCCGGTCCCGGCCGGCTGGTACTCCCGCCCGTGGTGGGCCGACGCGATGGCCACCGGCATGTGGACGGCGACGTCGATGATGATGTTCTCCATGATGTTCTCCGGCATGGCCGGTGTGGGCTACGGCGGCGACGCCTGGGCCTCCGGCTACGGCGAGGGCTACGAGGAGGGTCTGGCCGCCGGTGGCGAGGACATGGGCGATGCCGGCGACATGGGTGACACCGGTGACATGGGCGGCGGTGAGGACATGGGCGGCGGCTTCTTCGACGGTGGAGACGGCGGCGGCCTGTTCGACGGAGGCTTCGACTTCGACTTCTGA
- a CDS encoding aldo/keto reductase, with protein MTVPTITLNDNTSIPQLGFGVFQIPPEDTERLVSEALEAGYRHIDTAAIYRNEEGVGRAIAASGIPRDELYVTTKLWNRRHDDPEVALAESLERLGLDNVDLYLIHWPCPRQNRYVEAWRGLIGLREQGLTTSIGVSNFLPEHLDRLEMQTPVTPAVNQVELHPAFQPWKDIDAARVHGIRVQAWSPLGMGRNGLLDAPEVVDVAAAHGVSPAQAIIRWHLQNGVILFPKSAHPERIRENIDVFGFELTPDEMAAITSLDEGEAGRVGPHPNEFEPAPAGS; from the coding sequence ATGACCGTTCCCACCATCACTCTCAACGACAACACGTCGATCCCCCAGCTGGGGTTCGGCGTGTTCCAGATTCCGCCGGAGGACACCGAACGCCTCGTCAGTGAGGCCCTCGAGGCCGGCTACCGGCACATCGACACCGCCGCGATCTACCGCAACGAGGAGGGCGTCGGCCGGGCGATCGCCGCGTCGGGCATCCCGCGCGACGAGCTGTACGTGACCACGAAGCTGTGGAATCGGCGGCACGACGACCCGGAGGTCGCCCTCGCCGAGTCCCTCGAGCGCCTCGGCCTCGACAACGTCGACCTCTACCTCATCCACTGGCCGTGCCCGCGGCAGAACCGCTACGTCGAGGCGTGGCGCGGGCTCATCGGGCTGCGGGAGCAGGGGCTGACCACCTCGATCGGCGTGTCGAATTTCCTGCCCGAGCACCTCGACCGCCTGGAGATGCAGACCCCGGTCACCCCGGCGGTCAACCAGGTGGAGCTGCACCCGGCGTTCCAGCCGTGGAAGGACATCGACGCCGCCCGCGTCCACGGCATCCGCGTGCAGGCGTGGTCGCCGCTGGGCATGGGGAGGAACGGGCTTCTCGACGCCCCGGAGGTCGTCGACGTCGCCGCCGCCCACGGGGTGTCGCCCGCGCAGGCGATCATCCGCTGGCACCTGCAGAACGGGGTGATCCTCTTCCCGAAGTCCGCCCACCCGGAGCGCATCCGCGAGAACATCGACGTCTTCGGTTTCGAGCTCACCCCGGACGAGATGGCGGCGATCACATCACTGGACGAGGGTGAAGCGGGGCGCGTTGGGCCGCACCCGAACGAGTTTGAACCCGCGCCTGCCGGGAGTTGA
- a CDS encoding glycosyltransferase family 2 protein, translated as MTTTANTPVTVVTLSNAGRLAHVARQAACLPRDVRHLVVALGDAEALAAALPDSEVIPLGEFSLAGARNLGGDLAAKNADGIIVFLDADCLPGENLIGYYRLALDAHPEAVVAGPVTYLPDGDRRTTRPDPHPARPNPPAGTLLRADDRGYELFWSLSFALTADTWRRIRRGFGGFDKGYTGYGAEDTDFGQHLRARRIPLFWVGGADAYHQWHPVSDPPWEHFHDILRNAERFHEIWGFWPMTGWLEKFADEGAVEFRDGRWVAVNSRQARVQTRSGAAQRAPLHPRPVM; from the coding sequence ATGACAACGACAGCCAACACCCCCGTTACTGTGGTGACGCTGTCCAACGCCGGGCGACTGGCCCACGTCGCCCGCCAGGCGGCGTGCCTGCCCCGCGACGTCCGTCATCTGGTCGTCGCCCTCGGCGACGCGGAGGCACTGGCCGCCGCGCTGCCCGACTCCGAGGTCATCCCCCTCGGGGAGTTCTCCCTCGCCGGCGCCCGCAACCTCGGCGGCGACCTCGCGGCAAAGAACGCCGACGGCATCATCGTCTTCCTCGACGCCGACTGCCTCCCCGGCGAGAACCTCATCGGCTACTACCGCCTCGCGCTCGACGCCCACCCCGAGGCCGTCGTCGCCGGGCCCGTCACCTACCTGCCCGACGGGGACCGCCGCACCACGCGGCCTGACCCCCATCCGGCGCGCCCCAACCCGCCCGCCGGCACCCTCCTGCGTGCCGACGACCGCGGCTACGAACTCTTCTGGTCCCTCTCCTTCGCCCTGACCGCCGACACGTGGCGGCGCATCCGGCGCGGGTTCGGCGGTTTCGACAAGGGCTACACCGGCTACGGCGCGGAGGACACCGACTTCGGTCAGCACCTCCGCGCCCGGCGGATCCCCCTGTTCTGGGTCGGCGGGGCCGACGCCTACCACCAGTGGCACCCCGTCTCCGACCCGCCGTGGGAGCACTTCCACGACATCCTCCGCAACGCCGAACGCTTCCACGAGATCTGGGGTTTCTGGCCCATGACCGGGTGGCTGGAGAAGTTCGCCGACGAAGGCGCGGTGGAGTTCCGCGACGGCCGCTGGGTGGCCGTCAACTCCCGGCAGGCGCGGGTTCAAACTCGTTCGGGTGCGGCCCAACGCGCCCCGCTTCACCCTCGTCCAGTGATGTGA
- a CDS encoding glycosyltransferase family 4 protein, with the protein MTLATTPRRRIALVAPARYPIREPYAGGLEAFCHTLVRAVRSLGHTVDLYAAAGSQGHVRDVELPGISWSRDPLEASDTAYPPGARAAEDAAFHRLARHLAREGYDIVHNNSLTPVLFEHPLPLLTTLHTPALPEVQDAIAAAGPRAGRFTAVSAATAADWVLPRPATVIPNGVDTDLWRPGPGGEAAVWFGRIVPEKGLHLAMDACRRAGIPLLFAGRVGDHRYFSTEIVPRMTGQAATWVGELDHVGLQTLVSQCHVCLVTPRWEEPFGLVAFEAMACGTPVAAFRRGGLGELLTSAPAALAVPDDVESLAAAVHVAAGIDRPVVREWVVRHHSLTQVARRYAELYSEVPTR; encoded by the coding sequence ATGACGCTGGCCACCACCCCGCGCCGCCGCATCGCGCTGGTCGCGCCCGCGCGCTATCCCATCCGGGAGCCCTACGCCGGCGGGCTCGAGGCCTTCTGCCACACCCTGGTCCGCGCCGTGCGCTCCCTCGGCCACACCGTCGACCTCTATGCCGCCGCCGGCTCCCAGGGGCACGTCCGCGACGTCGAGCTGCCCGGCATCTCCTGGTCCCGCGACCCCCTCGAGGCCAGCGACACCGCCTACCCGCCCGGGGCGCGCGCCGCGGAGGATGCCGCCTTCCACCGCCTGGCCCGTCACCTCGCGCGGGAGGGCTACGACATCGTGCACAACAACAGCCTCACCCCGGTCCTCTTCGAGCACCCGCTGCCGCTGCTGACCACCCTGCACACACCCGCCCTGCCGGAGGTGCAGGACGCCATCGCCGCCGCCGGCCCCCGCGCCGGGCGCTTCACCGCCGTGTCCGCCGCCACCGCCGCGGACTGGGTGCTGCCCCGCCCGGCCACGGTGATCCCCAACGGCGTCGACACCGACCTCTGGCGGCCCGGCCCCGGGGGCGAGGCCGCCGTGTGGTTCGGCCGCATCGTCCCCGAGAAGGGCCTGCACCTGGCCATGGACGCCTGCCGCCGCGCCGGGATCCCCCTGCTGTTCGCCGGCCGCGTCGGCGACCACCGCTACTTCTCCACGGAGATCGTCCCCCGCATGACGGGCCAGGCCGCCACGTGGGTCGGCGAACTCGACCACGTCGGCCTGCAGACCCTGGTCAGCCAGTGCCACGTCTGCCTGGTCACCCCGCGCTGGGAGGAGCCCTTCGGCCTCGTCGCCTTCGAGGCGATGGCCTGCGGCACCCCGGTCGCCGCTTTCCGACGCGGCGGCCTCGGCGAACTCCTCACCAGCGCCCCCGCGGCCCTGGCGGTGCCCGACGACGTCGAGTCCCTCGCCGCAGCTGTCCACGTCGCCGCCGGGATCGACCGGCCCGTGGTCCGCGAGTGGGTCGTCCGCCACCACAGCCTCACCCAGGTCGCGCGTCGCTACGCGGAGCTCTACAGCGAGGTGCCCACCCGATGA
- a CDS encoding glycosyltransferase family 1 protein, with protein sequence MDTLDVLSIPAGHVYTEAVRPLDVRYRPDPDIDGNWWPHPALDAAWWHTRSDADLPDLVHLHFGFDHLSVADTRALVEVLRDRGVPLVVTVHDLDNPHFVDQSEHHAKLHVLLDAAAARITLTDAAATRLRPGARIIPHPRVVTHPPQATGTGTGIGVFLKSLRANVITDPVFYRILARTVHRATGEPLRVHLHEDSRTAHLTHALSRDQAAGFLDVRSHTPMSDDTLHAAVGRCAVVLLPYLRGTHSGWLEMCRDLGVDVAVPDCGMYVAQADDPRGVEEYITGDPLDAARALIHLHEQGPLPYTGDRDRQLEDIRQAHREVYREVSGR encoded by the coding sequence GTGGACACACTCGATGTCCTGTCCATCCCGGCCGGACACGTCTACACGGAGGCCGTCCGCCCCCTCGACGTCCGCTACCGCCCGGACCCCGACATCGACGGCAACTGGTGGCCGCACCCGGCCCTCGACGCCGCCTGGTGGCACACCCGCTCCGACGCCGACCTGCCCGACCTCGTGCACCTGCACTTCGGCTTCGACCACCTCAGCGTCGCCGACACCCGCGCCCTCGTCGAGGTGCTGCGGGACCGCGGCGTGCCGCTCGTGGTGACTGTCCACGATCTGGACAACCCGCACTTCGTCGACCAGTCCGAGCACCACGCCAAACTGCACGTGCTTCTCGACGCCGCCGCCGCCCGTATCACCCTCACCGACGCCGCCGCCACCCGGCTGCGCCCCGGTGCCCGCATCATCCCGCACCCGCGCGTGGTCACCCATCCGCCGCAGGCCACCGGCACGGGCACGGGGATCGGGGTGTTCCTCAAGTCGCTGCGGGCGAACGTCATCACCGACCCCGTCTTCTACCGCATCCTCGCCCGCACCGTGCACCGCGCCACCGGCGAGCCCCTGCGCGTCCACCTGCACGAGGACTCCCGCACCGCGCACCTCACCCACGCCCTGTCCCGCGACCAGGCCGCCGGCTTCCTCGACGTGCGCTCCCACACCCCGATGTCCGACGACACCCTGCACGCGGCGGTGGGCAGGTGCGCCGTCGTGCTCCTGCCGTACCTGCGGGGCACCCACTCCGGCTGGCTGGAGATGTGCCGCGACCTCGGGGTCGACGTCGCCGTCCCCGACTGCGGCATGTACGTCGCCCAGGCCGACGATCCGCGGGGCGTGGAGGAGTACATCACCGGGGATCCCCTCGACGCCGCCCGCGCCCTCATCCACCTCCACGAGCAGGGACCGTTGCCCTACACGGGCGACCGCGACCGCCAGCTGGAGGACATCCGGCAGGCCCACCGCGAGGTGTACCGGGAGGTGAGCGGCCGATGA
- a CDS encoding WcbI family polysaccharide biosynthesis putative acetyltransferase, which translates to MTTPHDLPRRRHYGNFYQVNPTKRHDNRPFVVVMGNCQAESLRILLDSAGTVDSFRIPPVHEFTAEDVELLAPVLARADVLVSQPIRDGYRDLPLGTAELAALLPPGASVIRYPVLRWDGLMPFHAIIRDPADPSRNPPVVPYHDLRLVVAADRGLDAPVDVDPGAPAFREAAALSIGHLRTREQHHGTVVVSDHLETAPVWHTINHPSNETLAYMAQQVLDEIVPGGTVTPPADREMLGGLQAPVEPRAAHALGVPDAAVGREQWTAAGAPLDWPSLVAEQLAFYREHPQIVAAGLTRHAERLALLGLA; encoded by the coding sequence ATGACCACCCCACACGACCTCCCCCGCCGTCGCCACTACGGCAACTTCTACCAGGTCAACCCGACGAAACGTCACGACAACCGCCCCTTCGTCGTCGTCATGGGCAACTGCCAGGCCGAGTCCCTCCGCATCCTCCTCGACAGCGCCGGCACCGTCGATTCCTTCCGCATTCCCCCGGTTCACGAGTTCACCGCCGAGGACGTCGAGCTGCTCGCCCCGGTCCTCGCGCGCGCCGACGTCCTCGTCTCCCAACCCATCCGCGACGGTTACCGCGACCTCCCCCTCGGCACCGCCGAGCTGGCCGCCCTCCTGCCGCCCGGCGCGTCGGTCATCCGCTACCCGGTGCTGCGCTGGGACGGGCTCATGCCCTTCCACGCCATCATCCGCGACCCGGCCGACCCCTCCCGCAACCCGCCGGTCGTCCCGTACCACGATCTGCGCCTCGTCGTCGCCGCCGACCGCGGTCTCGACGCCCCCGTCGACGTCGACCCCGGGGCCCCGGCCTTCCGCGAGGCCGCCGCCCTGTCCATCGGCCACCTGCGCACCCGCGAGCAGCACCACGGCACGGTGGTGGTCTCCGATCATCTCGAGACCGCCCCGGTGTGGCACACCATCAACCACCCCTCCAACGAGACACTGGCGTACATGGCGCAACAGGTCCTCGACGAGATCGTCCCCGGCGGCACCGTCACCCCGCCCGCCGACCGCGAGATGCTCGGCGGGCTGCAGGCCCCGGTGGAGCCCCGCGCGGCACACGCCCTCGGGGTGCCGGACGCCGCCGTGGGCCGCGAGCAGTGGACCGCCGCCGGCGCCCCCCTCGACTGGCCCTCACTCGTCGCCGAGCAGCTGGCCTTCTACCGGGAGCACCCGCAGATTGTGGCAGCCGGCCTGACGCGCCACGCCGAGCGCCTCGCCCTCCTGGGTCTGGCATGA